The following are from one region of the Bradyrhizobium sediminis genome:
- a CDS encoding AAA family ATPase, translating to MTISGLRSFGSDAQRIDLANDLTTVVGPNASGKTAMLQALAKMFGVTRSQRTLQRSDFHLPQDVAPDDRTTRDLFIDVVIALPELKDGSATAETVAPTFRHQQLEGPKKLPMCRMRLEARWQDDSTAEGEVTQELFWVDHLNEKVDPDDKHAVSPADRGLIQFYYTPASRDATAQIRATTGALAARLLKAIEWSKDTRKAVDDSTKKLADAFDSEAAIGSISKALSTRWKELHDEQTDTDPSLSLVSKRFEEVVAHVQVMFQHGPAKIERGLEVLSDGQQSLFYLALAAAVFDLERDAVAAKIKGFRAEELRIPALSLFGIEEPENHLSPYYLSRIVTQVRSIVSGNAAQAIITSHSPSVLSRIEPTEVRYCRRDPDTSASAVRAIELPSGATEAAKFIRGAFLAFPELYFARFVVLVEGDSERIVIPRLAQAEGLMLDPSFVAIVPIGGRHVNYFWKLLDNLSIPYATLVDLDLGRKGGGYGRLVTALEQLIANGADKSKLLKTETGVADIERMKAWDSSDWKTLKSWVTFLEDHGVFYSSPLDLDMEMLAAFPDAYKTIIPKGGGPSLTPDEAVEIVLGKGGSGIKDYKATEFGGYKDHTPAYRYHFLTRSKPATHVQALAQVDDKTLKKGMPEVYRRLIKRIDENLNRD from the coding sequence ATGACGATTTCTGGCCTTCGTTCCTTCGGGTCCGACGCGCAACGTATTGACCTTGCGAATGACCTTACCACGGTTGTGGGGCCGAATGCGTCCGGGAAAACGGCAATGCTGCAAGCCCTGGCCAAAATGTTCGGCGTAACCCGATCGCAGCGCACGCTCCAGCGATCGGACTTTCACTTGCCGCAAGATGTGGCACCCGACGACAGGACGACGCGAGACTTGTTCATCGATGTCGTGATCGCGCTGCCCGAGCTGAAGGACGGTTCGGCAACCGCTGAAACCGTCGCGCCGACATTCCGGCATCAGCAACTCGAAGGGCCAAAGAAGCTGCCTATGTGCCGCATGCGACTTGAGGCTCGTTGGCAGGACGATAGCACCGCTGAGGGTGAAGTTACCCAAGAGCTATTCTGGGTCGATCACCTCAACGAGAAAGTCGACCCGGATGACAAGCACGCCGTTTCGCCGGCCGACCGCGGCCTGATCCAATTTTACTACACGCCAGCCTCGCGCGACGCCACGGCGCAAATTCGCGCGACCACCGGCGCTCTGGCGGCGCGCCTCCTGAAAGCGATCGAATGGTCCAAAGACACCCGCAAGGCGGTCGACGATTCGACCAAAAAACTCGCGGACGCATTCGACAGCGAAGCCGCCATCGGCTCCATCAGCAAGGCGCTCAGCACACGGTGGAAGGAGTTGCACGACGAGCAGACGGACACTGATCCGAGTCTGTCACTCGTCAGCAAACGGTTCGAAGAAGTCGTCGCGCACGTTCAGGTCATGTTTCAGCACGGTCCGGCGAAAATTGAGCGCGGCCTCGAAGTTCTGAGCGACGGGCAGCAGTCGCTCTTCTACTTGGCTCTTGCTGCTGCGGTTTTTGATCTGGAACGGGACGCCGTAGCCGCAAAGATCAAGGGCTTTCGCGCCGAGGAACTGCGCATACCCGCGCTCAGCCTCTTTGGCATCGAGGAGCCGGAGAACCATTTATCGCCGTACTATCTTTCACGCATCGTGACGCAAGTACGATCAATCGTCAGCGGCAACGCTGCACAGGCGATCATAACGAGCCACTCGCCGTCCGTTCTCAGCCGGATCGAACCCACTGAGGTTCGCTATTGCCGGCGCGACCCTGATACTTCTGCTTCGGCGGTACGAGCGATCGAGCTTCCCTCTGGAGCAACGGAAGCCGCAAAATTTATCCGAGGCGCATTCTTGGCGTTTCCAGAGCTCTATTTCGCGCGGTTCGTGGTCCTGGTCGAAGGGGACTCCGAACGCATCGTCATCCCGCGGCTCGCGCAGGCAGAAGGCCTGATGCTGGACCCGTCCTTCGTCGCTATTGTGCCGATCGGAGGCCGCCACGTAAACTATTTCTGGAAGCTGCTCGACAACCTATCGATACCGTATGCGACGTTGGTGGATCTCGATCTTGGCCGAAAGGGCGGCGGATATGGTCGGCTCGTCACAGCTCTCGAACAGCTGATCGCCAACGGGGCTGACAAGTCCAAGCTTCTCAAGACAGAGACGGGCGTCGCAGATATCGAAAGAATGAAGGCCTGGGACTCGTCTGACTGGAAGACGCTGAAGAGCTGGGTGACCTTCCTCGAGGATCACGGTGTCTTCTATTCCTCGCCCCTCGATCTTGATATGGAAATGCTCGCCGCGTTTCCCGATGCGTACAAGACGATCATTCCTAAAGGTGGCGGCCCATCACTCACTCCGGATGAGGCTGTTGAGATCGTCCTCGGAAAGGGTGGGAGCGGCATCAAGGACTACAAGGCAACCGAATTCGGCGGTTACAAAGATCACACGCCTGCATATCGCTATCACTTTTTGACGCGCAGCAAGCCCGCCACGCATGTACAGGCGCTCGCCCAGGTCGACGATAAAACCCTCAAAAAGGGTATGCCGGAGGTGTATCGGCGACTCATCAAGCGCATCGACGAAAACTTGAATCGGGACTAG
- a CDS encoding UvrD-helicase domain-containing protein produces MTLVSRRVRPDQWKPIDVEALEENAMDVVRSTDNRCVIAGPGSGKTELLAQRAAYLLQCGIARPPRRILAISYKRDAATNLAVRVRSRCHPDHAYRFDSLTFDAFAKSLVDRFGQALPERWRPRPDYQVVVDATDRTFDNFLRFLTPPPEIGSRADIIAVHTKDFQRRWLFGTPLPEGAPRISNAAEWAADRFWQSWLHEGKSTSLTFPMISRLAGLLVTSNPMVGHALRLTYSHLFMDEFQDTTQAQYDLVKAIFFGSDTVVTAVGDNKQQIMRWALAMDDPFMPFEAEFKAQRTPLIHNYRSSPDLVRIQDVLAKALDARSSTPVSKTKGTVSGDSCAVWDFTTPGTEAARLADFVSKQMAEHKLDPRDFCILVRQKAGDYMKVLEPAFAKLKLPLRNEVELVGNVTLQELLVEDLSEYLVVLLRLFTSVRAGRHWTTCLDLMCTLLGLALDDYAGRAKVVKRLNTFESDFRNTYPAPLSDPADAKEVVQLLIAFIGRANILAASPAYRQGDWFDKVSEAAALHLEASCKSAKNWSEALDEYEGAYSVPLMTVHKSKGLEYHTVIFVGLDDQAWWSFSNDKIEATAGFFVAFTRAKQRVVFSYCAQRGDRSKIAALYQLLTEAGVKTIKIA; encoded by the coding sequence ATGACGCTCGTCAGCCGCCGGGTTCGCCCTGACCAATGGAAACCGATTGACGTCGAGGCGCTCGAAGAGAACGCAATGGACGTTGTCCGTTCGACTGACAATCGCTGCGTCATAGCGGGTCCGGGTTCCGGGAAGACCGAACTCCTGGCGCAGCGCGCAGCCTACCTGCTTCAGTGCGGGATCGCGCGGCCACCGAGACGGATACTTGCCATCAGCTACAAGCGCGACGCCGCCACTAATCTTGCCGTGCGCGTACGCAGCCGTTGCCATCCGGACCACGCCTACCGATTCGACTCTCTGACGTTCGATGCGTTTGCCAAGAGTCTCGTCGATCGCTTCGGGCAGGCTTTGCCAGAGCGATGGCGGCCGCGTCCCGATTACCAAGTCGTCGTCGATGCGACTGACCGGACCTTCGACAATTTCCTGCGATTTCTCACGCCGCCCCCCGAAATTGGCAGCCGCGCGGACATTATCGCTGTCCACACGAAGGACTTCCAGCGTCGATGGCTATTCGGGACACCGCTACCTGAGGGCGCTCCAAGGATTTCAAATGCGGCTGAATGGGCGGCTGACCGCTTCTGGCAATCATGGCTCCATGAAGGAAAGAGCACATCGCTTACATTTCCAATGATCAGCCGCTTGGCAGGTTTGCTTGTAACCAGCAACCCCATGGTTGGTCATGCCTTGCGGTTAACGTACTCGCACCTCTTTATGGACGAGTTTCAGGATACAACCCAAGCGCAATACGACTTAGTAAAGGCGATTTTTTTTGGCTCTGACACCGTGGTTACAGCGGTAGGTGACAACAAACAGCAGATCATGAGGTGGGCCTTGGCGATGGACGACCCGTTCATGCCATTCGAAGCCGAGTTCAAGGCGCAGCGAACGCCGCTGATCCATAACTACCGTTCCTCGCCAGACCTCGTGCGCATCCAAGACGTCTTGGCGAAAGCGCTCGACGCAAGATCGTCTACCCCCGTTTCCAAGACTAAGGGGACGGTCTCAGGCGACAGTTGTGCTGTTTGGGACTTCACGACGCCCGGCACCGAGGCCGCGCGTCTCGCTGACTTCGTCAGCAAGCAAATGGCGGAACATAAACTGGACCCGCGTGATTTTTGCATTCTCGTCCGGCAGAAAGCAGGCGACTACATGAAGGTGCTGGAGCCCGCTTTCGCCAAGCTGAAGTTGCCGCTCAGGAACGAAGTTGAGCTAGTCGGCAATGTCACGCTCCAAGAACTCCTAGTTGAAGACCTCTCGGAATATCTCGTGGTGCTACTTCGCCTATTTACGAGCGTTCGGGCAGGGCGTCATTGGACAACCTGCCTCGATCTGATGTGCACGCTCCTTGGGCTCGCTCTGGATGACTATGCGGGACGTGCGAAAGTTGTTAAACGGCTGAACACTTTCGAATCCGACTTCAGGAATACCTATCCTGCACCGCTCTCAGATCCTGCCGACGCAAAGGAGGTGGTGCAGTTGCTTATTGCATTTATCGGAAGGGCGAACATCCTTGCCGCATCCCCGGCATATCGTCAGGGCGACTGGTTCGACAAGGTGAGTGAAGCCGCGGCGCTTCACTTGGAGGCGTCGTGCAAATCCGCAAAAAATTGGTCTGAGGCCTTGGACGAGTACGAAGGCGCGTACTCGGTCCCCCTGATGACCGTCCACAAGAGCAAGGGCCTCGAATATCACACAGTGATTTTCGTGGGCCTTGACGACCAGGCATGGTGGAGCTTTTCCAACGACAAAATCGAAGCCACGGCGGGCTTTTTCGTTGCCTTTACGCGGGCAAAGCAGCGCGTCGTGTTTTCGTATTGCGCTCAGCGCGGCGACCGGAGCAAGATAGCGGCGCTCTATCAGCTTTTGACTGAAGCTGGCGTTAAGACAATCAAAATCGCTTGA